The Aeromicrobium senzhongii genome includes a window with the following:
- a CDS encoding DUF3817 domain-containing protein: MSPRRLFRTVAIAEAITWALLLTGMFLKYVTDTTELGVRIGGMIHGVVFVAYVVTTVVVAIDARWSLKRTTLGLLAAVPPFFTIWFDVASERRGALPDRWRLTTEQPAGTLDPVVAWLVRKPVQGVAVGLVAVAVLTGAALLVGPPTS, from the coding sequence ATGTCCCCCCGTCGTCTGTTCCGCACGGTCGCCATCGCCGAGGCCATCACCTGGGCCCTGCTGCTGACCGGCATGTTCCTCAAGTACGTCACCGACACGACCGAGCTGGGAGTACGCATCGGCGGAATGATCCACGGTGTGGTCTTCGTCGCCTACGTCGTCACCACCGTCGTCGTGGCGATCGATGCCCGGTGGAGCCTCAAGCGCACGACCCTGGGCCTGCTGGCAGCCGTTCCCCCGTTCTTCACGATCTGGTTCGACGTCGCGAGCGAGCGCCGCGGTGCCCTGCCCGACCGCTGGCGGCTCACCACCGAGCAGCCCGCCGGCACGCTCGATCCCGTTGTCGCCTGGCTCGTCCGCAAGCCCGTCCAGGGCGTGGCCGTCGGCCTCGTGGCGGTCGCCGTCCTGACCGGTGCGGCCCTGCTCGTCGGACCGCCCACCAGCTGA
- a CDS encoding tetratricopeptide repeat protein — MAESRNPAGRGRNNNSGGSRNGSNRPNTSGSRSGGTSRPSSSGSGSRPSSSGGKPTGSGSRPTSSGSSRPSNSGGPRTPGSGARRNSDRPGTNRPNGGPRSTTGNRPTTGGPNRDRRASGPDRSDAQKTYDGPPIPDDVSAKDLDKFARQELQGLPDKLADKVARHLVMAGILLHEDPELAHKHALAARARAMRVGLVREATGETAYALGNWAEALAEFRAAKRMTGRGHYAPMMADAERALGRPEKALEYDTPTTRAALDEAGNTELTIVIAGARRDLGQTDAALQLLESEPLNTKSRHDWITRLRYAYADTLAAAGRTQEAITWFHRVAGTDTHGLTDAQDRINQLEN; from the coding sequence ATGGCTGAATCACGCAACCCCGCCGGCCGAGGCCGCAACAACAACAGCGGCGGATCCCGCAACGGCTCCAACCGCCCCAACACCAGCGGCTCCCGCAGCGGCGGCACCTCGCGTCCCAGCAGCAGCGGCAGCGGCAGCCGGCCCTCCAGCAGCGGCGGCAAGCCCACTGGCTCCGGCTCACGCCCCACCAGCAGCGGCAGCAGCCGGCCCTCCAACAGCGGCGGCCCCCGCACCCCCGGGTCCGGCGCCCGCCGCAACTCCGACCGACCCGGCACCAACCGCCCCAACGGCGGCCCGCGCTCGACCACCGGCAACCGCCCCACCACCGGCGGCCCCAACCGCGACCGCCGCGCCTCCGGCCCGGACCGCTCCGACGCCCAGAAGACCTACGACGGACCCCCGATCCCCGACGACGTCTCAGCCAAAGACCTCGACAAGTTCGCCCGCCAAGAACTCCAGGGCCTGCCCGACAAACTCGCCGACAAAGTCGCCCGACACCTCGTCATGGCCGGCATCCTGCTCCACGAAGACCCCGAACTGGCCCACAAACACGCCCTCGCCGCCCGCGCCCGCGCCATGCGCGTCGGCCTCGTCCGCGAAGCCACCGGCGAAACCGCCTACGCCCTCGGAAACTGGGCCGAAGCCCTCGCCGAGTTCCGCGCCGCCAAACGCATGACCGGCCGCGGCCACTACGCCCCCATGATGGCCGACGCCGAACGCGCCCTCGGCCGCCCCGAAAAAGCCCTCGAATACGACACCCCCACCACCCGCGCCGCCCTCGACGAAGCCGGCAACACCGAACTCACCATCGTCATCGCCGGCGCCCGCCGCGACCTGGGCCAAACCGACGCCGCCCTCCAACTCCTCGAATCCGAACCCCTCAACACCAAAAGCCGCCACGACTGGATCACCCGCCTGCGCTACGCCTACGCCGACACCCTCGCCGCAGCCGGACGCACCCAAGAAGCCATCACCTGGTTCCACCGCGTCGCCGGCACCGACACCCACGGACTCACCGACGCCCAAGACCGCATCAACCAACTCGAAAACTAG
- a CDS encoding NCS2 family permease gives MLTTLDRYFKISQRGSSFGQEVRGGVVTFLTMAYIIVLNPIILSGVADADGKFLGGGSEPGSGFATIAACTALVAGLLTILMGVVANFPLALATGLGLNAFVAFSVATQMTWADAMGLVILEGIVILVLVLTGFRKAVFDAVPAQLKTAIAVGIGLFLTLIGLIDAGFVRATGNASPPIGMGIGGELSGWPVLVFCFGLLLMISLHARRVPGAILIGIVVTTIVAIIVQAITDTPGANGDPTSKGWNLNVPAWPDQLVSKPDLSLLGEFNLFGSFERVGAVAAILLVFTLMLADFFDTMGTMTAVGAEAGLNDKDGAPEGTQRILIVDSVAAAVGGAAGVSSNTSYVESTAGVADGARTGLASVVTGLCFLLATVFTPIVQIIPNEAAVAALVLVGFLMMTQVTGIDWTDAEIAIPAFLTIAVMPFTYSITAGIGAGFLAYVVLKVAMGKARQVHLLLWLIALLFVVYFAIDPISRALL, from the coding sequence GTGTTGACTACCCTCGATCGTTACTTCAAGATCTCCCAGCGCGGTTCATCGTTCGGCCAGGAGGTACGCGGCGGAGTCGTGACCTTCCTCACGATGGCCTACATCATCGTCCTCAACCCGATCATCCTCAGTGGTGTCGCGGACGCGGACGGCAAGTTCCTCGGAGGCGGCTCCGAGCCGGGCTCGGGATTCGCCACGATCGCGGCGTGTACGGCGCTGGTCGCCGGACTGTTGACGATCCTCATGGGGGTCGTCGCGAACTTCCCCCTCGCCCTGGCCACCGGCCTGGGCCTCAACGCCTTCGTCGCCTTCTCGGTCGCGACCCAGATGACGTGGGCCGACGCGATGGGCCTGGTCATCCTCGAGGGCATCGTGATCCTCGTGCTGGTGCTGACCGGCTTCCGCAAGGCCGTGTTCGACGCGGTGCCCGCGCAGTTGAAGACGGCGATCGCCGTCGGCATCGGCCTGTTCCTGACGTTGATCGGCCTCATCGACGCCGGCTTCGTGCGCGCCACGGGCAACGCGTCCCCGCCGATCGGCATGGGCATCGGTGGCGAGCTGTCCGGGTGGCCGGTCCTGGTCTTCTGCTTCGGCCTGCTGTTGATGATCAGCCTGCACGCCCGGCGGGTGCCCGGCGCGATCCTCATCGGCATCGTCGTCACGACCATCGTCGCGATCATCGTCCAGGCGATCACCGACACCCCGGGCGCCAACGGCGACCCGACCTCCAAGGGCTGGAACCTCAACGTGCCGGCGTGGCCGGACCAGCTGGTCTCGAAGCCCGACCTGTCGCTGCTGGGTGAGTTCAACCTGTTCGGCTCGTTCGAGCGGGTGGGCGCGGTCGCCGCGATCCTGTTGGTCTTCACCCTGATGCTGGCCGACTTCTTCGACACGATGGGGACCATGACCGCCGTCGGCGCCGAGGCCGGCCTGAACGACAAGGACGGCGCTCCCGAGGGAACGCAGCGGATCCTCATCGTCGACTCCGTGGCAGCCGCCGTGGGCGGCGCTGCCGGCGTCTCCAGCAACACCTCGTACGTCGAGTCGACCGCCGGCGTGGCCGACGGCGCCCGCACGGGTCTGGCCAGTGTCGTCACCGGCCTGTGCTTCCTGCTGGCGACCGTCTTCACGCCGATCGTGCAGATCATCCCGAACGAGGCGGCGGTGGCAGCTCTCGTCCTCGTGGGCTTCCTCATGATGACCCAGGTCACGGGGATCGACTGGACGGACGCCGAGATCGCGATCCCGGCCTTCCTGACGATCGCCGTCATGCCCTTCACGTACTCGATCACCGCCGGCATCGGCGCGGGCTTCCTGGCGTACGTCGTGCTCAAGGTGGCGATGGGCAAGGCCCGTCAGGTGCACCTGCTGCTGTGGCTGATTGCCCTGCTTTTCGTGGTGTATTTCGCCATCGACCCGATCAGCCGCGCGCTGCTCTGA
- a CDS encoding FKBP-type peptidyl-prolyl cis-trans isomerase, with product MRNLKALPVVLLLAAAPLAACSSSDDDKDDAKKADCTEYPSGTSSEAVKVSGEFGKPGPKATFTTPLTVKADDLQRTVVDEGKGDDTAEGEQVEAVITVFNGRTGKQALSEQATLTAGDDKTFEAFRAGIECVPVGSRVVTTVVASDVYGDQGYPDLDIKPDDSLVVVTDVVDVREEVKAKEWKKDVPEVSLEGDEPQVTLPTTAPPKDVLVKVLKEGDGKKVKAGDVLTVNYQGRTWEDNGKVFQQTFGKDGQPAQLSTDQVVQGFKAGLIGQKVGSTVLITMPPEYGFGAEASKENPLAGKSVVFVVEIVSIDS from the coding sequence ATGCGGAACCTGAAGGCCCTCCCCGTCGTCCTGCTGCTGGCCGCGGCCCCCTTGGCCGCCTGCAGCTCCAGCGACGACGACAAGGACGACGCGAAGAAGGCGGACTGCACCGAATACCCGTCCGGCACGTCCAGCGAGGCCGTGAAGGTCAGCGGCGAGTTCGGCAAGCCCGGCCCGAAGGCGACGTTCACGACGCCGCTCACCGTCAAGGCCGACGACCTGCAGCGCACCGTCGTCGACGAGGGCAAGGGCGACGACACGGCCGAGGGCGAGCAGGTCGAGGCCGTCATCACGGTCTTCAACGGCCGCACCGGCAAGCAGGCCCTCAGCGAGCAGGCCACGCTGACCGCCGGCGACGACAAGACGTTCGAGGCGTTCCGCGCCGGCATCGAGTGCGTGCCCGTCGGCTCGCGGGTCGTCACCACCGTCGTGGCCTCCGACGTCTACGGCGACCAGGGCTACCCCGACCTCGACATCAAGCCCGATGACTCGTTGGTGGTCGTGACCGACGTCGTGGACGTCCGCGAGGAGGTCAAGGCCAAGGAGTGGAAGAAGGACGTCCCGGAGGTCTCCCTGGAGGGCGACGAGCCGCAGGTCACCCTGCCCACGACCGCTCCCCCGAAGGACGTCCTGGTCAAGGTGCTGAAGGAGGGGGACGGCAAGAAGGTGAAGGCCGGCGACGTCCTCACCGTCAACTACCAGGGACGCACCTGGGAGGACAACGGCAAGGTCTTCCAGCAGACCTTCGGCAAGGACGGGCAGCCGGCGCAGCTGAGCACCGACCAGGTCGTGCAGGGCTTCAAGGCCGGGCTGATCGGACAGAAGGTCGGCTCGACCGTCCTCATCACGATGCCGCCGGAGTACGGCTTCGGCGCCGAGGCCTCGAAGGAGAACCCGCTCGCGGGCAAGTCCGTGGTGTTCGTCGTCGAGATCGTCTCGATCGACTCGTGA
- a CDS encoding DinB family protein: MIDRQTCLHYLRRDRRAVLRAVHGVSEYDARRPLTRTGTNLLGVVKHLALVELEYVSDCAGFPCDLGTPWKDADEATNADLWLAADESAESVISLYVAAAAHTERAAATLPIDSPATVPWWSEGDTTFDRLLVHLISETAQHAGHLDILREGIDGQGDTWDEARTERDEAWWTALLGQIAAAAEPFRGSDSMVAAPEGFF, encoded by the coding sequence ATGATCGATCGACAGACGTGCCTGCACTACCTGCGCCGTGACCGCCGCGCCGTCCTGCGGGCCGTGCACGGTGTCTCCGAGTACGACGCCCGGCGTCCGCTGACCCGGACGGGGACGAATCTGCTGGGAGTGGTCAAGCACCTGGCGCTCGTCGAGCTCGAGTACGTCTCGGACTGTGCGGGATTCCCCTGCGACCTCGGGACGCCGTGGAAGGACGCGGACGAGGCGACCAACGCCGACCTGTGGCTGGCGGCCGACGAGAGCGCGGAGTCGGTGATCTCCCTCTACGTCGCCGCCGCAGCGCACACCGAGCGCGCCGCCGCCACTCTGCCGATCGACTCTCCGGCCACGGTGCCGTGGTGGTCGGAGGGCGACACCACGTTCGACCGACTGCTGGTGCACCTGATCTCCGAGACCGCGCAGCACGCCGGGCATCTCGACATCCTGCGCGAGGGGATCGACGGTCAGGGCGACACGTGGGACGAGGCGCGCACCGAGCGCGACGAGGCCTGGTGGACGGCGCTGCTGGGGCAGATCGCGGCGGCGGCGGAGCCGTTCCGGGGGTCGGACTCGATGGTCGCGGCGCCAGAAGGGTTCTTCTGA
- a CDS encoding maleylpyruvate isomerase N-terminal domain-containing protein, which yields MPTPQDVSPGRAPADRHRRIAEGFGAVVEHIRDWDAPTPVPQWQARDVVLHLVTWSQGFLRAGGIDLARQVDSGDPAGTWHAHAAEIQALLESPAAAQDFTHPQLGTDPLDAVIDRFYTTDVLMHSWDLAESAGVPSGLDPVECAQVLEGMRPHEQLLRDSGQYGPAVPVPPERDAVVRLMGFIGRDPEWSQSR from the coding sequence ATGCCCACACCACAGGACGTCTCACCGGGCCGCGCGCCGGCCGATCGCCATCGTCGGATCGCCGAGGGCTTCGGAGCCGTGGTCGAGCACATCCGGGACTGGGACGCTCCCACGCCCGTTCCGCAGTGGCAGGCCCGTGACGTGGTCCTGCACCTCGTGACGTGGTCGCAGGGATTCCTGAGGGCCGGCGGGATCGACCTGGCCCGTCAGGTCGACTCCGGTGATCCGGCCGGCACGTGGCACGCCCACGCCGCCGAGATCCAGGCCCTGCTCGAGTCGCCCGCCGCGGCGCAGGACTTCACGCATCCGCAACTGGGCACCGATCCGCTCGACGCCGTGATCGACCGGTTCTACACGACGGACGTGCTGATGCATTCGTGGGACCTGGCGGAGTCGGCGGGCGTCCCGTCCGGACTGGACCCGGTCGAGTGCGCGCAGGTCCTCGAGGGCATGCGTCCACACGAGCAGCTGCTGCGGGACTCCGGGCAGTACGGCCCGGCCGTCCCGGTGCCCCCCGAACGGGACGCGGTGGTGCGGCTCATGGGCTTCATCGGCCGCGATCCCGAGTGGAGCCAGAGCCGATGA
- a CDS encoding amidase — protein MTELHELDAHDLAATIARGDVSCVEVTRHFLERVEADELGAFVTVTPERALARAADLDTMTERPAFAGVPTAFKDLTMTAGVPTSMGSRLMAENVPDHNAHVVDLVEAAGFVSLGKTNTPEFGLSSYTDNDVVGPARAPADPRLNAGGSSGGAAAAVGSGLLPWAPGSDGGGSIRIPASCCGVIGFKPSRGRVGAGPDSATWNGLATDGVLARSVRDVAAVLDLLARPVPGSSRVWPAPSVTFAESTTRDPGRLRIASWTDPYLDFATASPGSVAAVEAARDALAALGHEIVEIANPWPAELEQQFNVVWSAGMASVPLPDAAIAQLRPTTRYWYERGGRASAPELAAALTHLELTTAAVNASLADIDLFLTPTLALPPQPHAWFTESGDPAEDHRRELLFTPYTALMNMSGQPAVSVPGHVHEGLPVGVMIAGHVGADALVLQVADQLVSRARS, from the coding sequence GTGACCGAACTGCACGAACTGGACGCACACGACCTGGCCGCCACGATCGCGCGGGGCGACGTCTCCTGCGTCGAGGTGACCCGACACTTCCTGGAGCGGGTCGAGGCCGACGAGCTCGGCGCGTTCGTCACCGTCACGCCCGAGCGCGCCCTGGCTCGCGCGGCGGACCTCGACACGATGACCGAGCGGCCGGCGTTCGCGGGCGTCCCCACCGCTTTCAAGGACCTCACGATGACGGCCGGCGTGCCGACGTCGATGGGGTCGCGGCTGATGGCCGAGAACGTGCCGGACCACAACGCGCACGTCGTGGACCTCGTCGAGGCCGCCGGTTTCGTCAGCCTCGGCAAGACGAACACCCCCGAGTTCGGTCTCAGCTCCTACACCGACAACGACGTCGTCGGACCGGCCCGCGCCCCGGCCGACCCTCGGCTGAACGCCGGCGGCTCGAGCGGCGGCGCGGCGGCCGCCGTCGGATCCGGTCTGTTGCCGTGGGCGCCGGGCAGCGACGGAGGCGGCTCCATCCGCATCCCGGCCTCCTGCTGCGGGGTGATCGGGTTCAAGCCCTCACGCGGGCGGGTCGGAGCGGGTCCGGACTCCGCCACGTGGAACGGTCTGGCGACCGACGGCGTCCTCGCGCGCTCGGTGCGCGACGTGGCGGCCGTGCTCGACCTGCTCGCCCGGCCGGTCCCGGGCTCGTCCCGGGTCTGGCCCGCCCCGTCGGTCACGTTCGCCGAGTCGACCACCCGGGACCCCGGCCGACTCCGGATCGCCAGCTGGACCGACCCCTACCTCGACTTCGCCACGGCCTCCCCCGGCTCCGTCGCCGCCGTCGAGGCCGCTCGCGACGCGCTCGCCGCGCTGGGTCACGAGATCGTCGAGATCGCGAACCCCTGGCCCGCGGAGCTGGAACAGCAGTTCAACGTGGTCTGGTCGGCCGGCATGGCCTCGGTCCCGCTGCCGGACGCGGCGATCGCGCAACTGCGGCCCACCACCCGCTACTGGTACGAGCGCGGCGGACGGGCGTCGGCTCCGGAGCTGGCGGCAGCGCTGACCCACCTCGAGCTCACCACGGCGGCGGTCAACGCCTCACTGGCCGACATCGACCTGTTCCTGACCCCGACCCTCGCGCTGCCGCCCCAGCCCCACGCCTGGTTCACAGAGTCGGGCGACCCCGCCGAGGACCACCGGCGCGAGCTGCTGTTCACCCCGTACACGGCGTTGATGAACATGAGCGGCCAACCGGCGGTCAGCGTGCCGGGCCACGTGCACGAGGGCCTGCCCGTCGGTGTGATGATCGCCGGCCACGTGGGGGCCGACGCACTCGTGCTGCAGGTCGCCGATCAGTTGGTCAGTCGCGCGCGGTCATGA
- the map gene encoding type I methionyl aminopeptidase, protein MAIELLTPTQIDEMRPAGRFVADVLTTLVETADVGTDLIELDALAHRMIRDRGAESCYIDYAPSFGRGPFGYVLCTSVNDAVLHGLPHRYKLRDGDLVSFDFAVAVDGWVCDSAVSRVVGTPRDEDLRLIEATEVALARAIEVARPGKKVGDISAVIGETAREYGYPVNTQFGGHGVGRTMHGDPHISNDGKAGRGFPLKPGLVIAIEPWFLASTDEIRMDDDGWTIRSADGSRGAHSEHTIAITEGDPIIMTARD, encoded by the coding sequence ATGGCGATCGAGCTGCTGACCCCCACCCAGATCGACGAGATGCGGCCGGCCGGTCGCTTCGTCGCCGATGTCCTGACCACCTTGGTCGAGACGGCGGACGTGGGGACGGACCTGATCGAGCTCGACGCCCTGGCTCACCGCATGATCCGTGATCGAGGCGCCGAGTCGTGCTACATCGACTACGCGCCGTCGTTCGGCCGGGGCCCGTTCGGTTACGTGCTGTGCACCAGCGTGAACGACGCCGTGCTGCACGGACTGCCGCACCGCTACAAGCTGCGCGACGGCGACCTGGTCAGCTTCGACTTCGCGGTCGCGGTCGACGGCTGGGTCTGCGACTCCGCCGTCAGCAGGGTCGTCGGCACACCCCGCGACGAGGACCTGCGTCTGATCGAGGCCACCGAGGTGGCGTTGGCGCGTGCGATCGAGGTCGCTCGGCCCGGCAAGAAGGTCGGCGACATCAGCGCGGTCATCGGCGAGACGGCCCGCGAGTACGGCTACCCGGTCAACACGCAGTTCGGGGGACACGGCGTCGGGCGCACGATGCACGGCGACCCGCACATCTCGAACGACGGCAAGGCCGGTCGGGGCTTCCCGCTGAAGCCGGGTCTCGTCATCGCGATCGAGCCGTGGTTCCTGGCCTCCACCGACGAGATCCGCATGGACGACGACGGTTGGACGATCCGCAGCGCCGATGGCTCCCGCGGCGCGCACAGTGAGCACACGATCGCGATCACCGAGGGTGACCCGATCATCATGACCGCGCGCGACTGA
- a CDS encoding SDR family oxidoreductase, whose protein sequence is MSRRCVVTGAAGGIGLAIAEALVERGDRVLLADLDEQRLAEAGERLGQPWIAGDVAAEPGIAALIEKADAELGGIDLYVANAGVFRGFGLAADEFDWSLSWDVNVMAHVRAARALVPRWSVENPGVFAVTASAAGLLTQLGSPTYAVTKRAAVGFAEWLAATYGDRGVQVAALCPMGVATPMAEAGETVTDPEGRLAHASVSAAGETLTAQEAARVLLEAIDTGRLLALPHESVGTMYARKAQDTDHWVTGMQRFRTTLGG, encoded by the coding sequence ATGAGCCGGCGCTGCGTCGTCACCGGTGCCGCGGGCGGCATCGGGCTGGCCATCGCCGAGGCGCTCGTCGAGCGGGGCGACCGGGTGTTGCTCGCGGATCTCGACGAGCAGCGCCTGGCGGAGGCCGGGGAGCGTCTCGGCCAGCCCTGGATCGCCGGCGACGTGGCAGCCGAGCCCGGCATCGCGGCGCTGATCGAGAAGGCGGACGCGGAACTCGGCGGGATCGACCTCTACGTCGCGAACGCCGGTGTCTTCCGCGGCTTCGGGCTGGCGGCCGACGAGTTCGACTGGTCGCTGTCGTGGGACGTCAACGTCATGGCCCACGTCCGCGCCGCTCGCGCGCTCGTCCCGCGCTGGAGCGTGGAGAATCCGGGCGTCTTCGCCGTCACCGCCTCGGCGGCCGGCCTGCTGACGCAGTTGGGCTCGCCCACCTACGCCGTGACGAAGCGCGCCGCGGTCGGCTTCGCCGAGTGGCTCGCCGCGACGTATGGCGACAGGGGTGTCCAGGTCGCCGCGCTGTGCCCCATGGGCGTGGCCACGCCCATGGCCGAGGCCGGCGAGACGGTCACGGATCCAGAGGGTCGCCTGGCGCACGCCTCGGTCAGCGCGGCCGGTGAGACGCTGACGGCGCAGGAGGCCGCCCGAGTGCTGCTCGAGGCGATCGACACCGGTCGGTTGCTGGCGCTCCCGCACGAGTCGGTGGGCACGATGTACGCCCGCAAGGCGCAGGACACCGACCACTGGGTCACCGGGATGCAACGGTTCAGGACGACGCTCGGCGGCTGA
- a CDS encoding acyl-CoA dehydrogenase family protein, which translates to MDFAFDDKTQDLIARMQSFMDEVVHPAEPLAHEQIQANYANDVWDIPAVIEDLKVEAKKRGLWNLFLPGEGGAGLTNLQYAPLAEIQGRSIQLAPPATNCAAPDTGNMEVLNEFGTDEQKKQWLEPLLAGEIRSAFAMTEPDVASSDATNIETSIVRDGDEYVINGRKWWITGAMNPRAQVFIVMGKTDPTAARHRQQSQILVPRDTPGLEIVRGMHVFGYHDRDHGGHAELRFTDVRVPVTNLIAGEGDGFAIAQARLGPGRIHHCMRSIGIAERAIELMCQRAQSRTAFGKPLADQGVIRDWIAESRVRIEQLRLLVLKTAWLMDTVGNRGAHTEIQAIKIATPRTVEWILDKAIQTHGGGGLSQDFPLAEMYAGIRTLRFADGPDEVHKNSLAKAELKRQGLR; encoded by the coding sequence ATGGACTTCGCCTTCGACGACAAGACCCAGGACCTCATCGCGCGCATGCAGTCCTTCATGGACGAGGTCGTTCACCCGGCCGAACCACTCGCGCACGAGCAGATCCAGGCCAACTACGCGAACGACGTGTGGGACATCCCGGCCGTGATCGAGGACCTGAAGGTCGAGGCGAAGAAGCGGGGTCTGTGGAACCTGTTCCTGCCCGGCGAGGGCGGTGCCGGCCTGACCAACCTGCAGTACGCGCCGCTGGCCGAGATCCAGGGTCGCAGCATCCAGCTGGCGCCTCCGGCGACCAACTGCGCCGCCCCCGACACCGGCAACATGGAGGTGCTGAACGAGTTCGGCACCGACGAGCAGAAGAAGCAGTGGCTCGAGCCGCTGCTCGCCGGCGAGATCCGGTCGGCCTTCGCCATGACCGAGCCCGACGTCGCGTCCAGTGACGCCACGAACATCGAGACCTCGATCGTGCGCGACGGTGACGAGTACGTCATCAACGGCCGCAAGTGGTGGATCACCGGGGCCATGAACCCCCGGGCCCAGGTCTTCATCGTCATGGGCAAGACCGATCCGACGGCCGCGCGGCACCGCCAGCAGTCGCAGATCCTGGTCCCGCGCGACACCCCGGGCCTGGAGATCGTCCGCGGCATGCATGTGTTCGGCTACCACGATCGCGACCACGGCGGCCATGCCGAGCTGCGGTTCACCGACGTGCGCGTGCCCGTCACGAACCTCATCGCCGGCGAGGGCGACGGCTTCGCGATCGCCCAGGCCCGCCTCGGACCTGGACGCATCCACCACTGCATGCGCTCGATCGGCATCGCCGAGCGGGCCATCGAGCTGATGTGCCAGCGGGCGCAGAGCCGTACGGCGTTCGGCAAGCCGCTCGCCGACCAGGGCGTCATCCGCGACTGGATCGCCGAGTCGCGGGTGCGCATCGAGCAGTTGCGCCTGCTCGTCCTCAAGACCGCGTGGCTGATGGACACGGTCGGCAACCGGGGTGCTCACACCGAGATCCAGGCGATCAAGATCGCCACCCCGCGGACCGTGGAGTGGATCCTCGACAAGGCGATCCAGACCCACGGCGGCGGCGGCCTGAGCCAGGACTTCCCGTTGGCCGAGATGTACGCCGGCATCCGCACGCTGCGGTTCGCCGACGGCCCCGACGAGGTGCACAAGAACTCGTTGGCCAAGGCGGAGCTGAAGCGGCAGGGCCTGCGATGA
- a CDS encoding MaoC family dehydratase: MTREFETIADLKAAVGQELGTSDWVTVTQDKINLFADATGDHQWIHVDPEAAAQGPFGKTIAHGYLTLSLLPVFTQQIYAVKSAVMGVNYGANKVRFPHPVPVDSRIRGTATLKETQDIAIGTQIVLTVVVEIDGVEKPACIADVVYVVAEG; this comes from the coding sequence ATGACCCGTGAATTCGAGACCATCGCCGACCTCAAGGCCGCCGTCGGCCAGGAGCTCGGTACCAGTGACTGGGTGACCGTCACCCAGGACAAGATCAACCTCTTCGCGGACGCCACCGGCGACCACCAGTGGATCCACGTCGATCCCGAGGCCGCCGCCCAGGGCCCGTTCGGCAAGACGATCGCCCACGGCTATCTCACGCTGAGCCTCCTCCCGGTCTTCACCCAGCAGATCTACGCCGTCAAGAGCGCCGTGATGGGCGTCAACTACGGGGCCAACAAGGTGCGCTTCCCGCACCCGGTGCCGGTCGACTCGCGGATCCGCGGCACGGCCACCCTCAAGGAGACGCAGGACATCGCGATCGGCACGCAGATCGTGCTCACCGTCGTCGTCGAGATCGACGGCGTCGAGAAGCCGGCGTGCATCGCCGACGTCGTCTACGTCGTAGCGGAAGGCTGA
- a CDS encoding class E sortase, protein MTPDVGPPRRERPELKPTPQLRPMRLLATLVTVALLVGAGWAGWKYVGTNVVAKQRQGEMAVALADDWKGNREGDAATDKLRIGQVFAVLRVPRFGDDFEVPVVAGVDDTALTSGVGWFPDTQRPGQLGNFAVAGHRVTNGQPFKNFPDLRAGDRVEVETRTHVYTYELQNSGTDTIVDFTDIWVVQPVPEKAKKAKDQRSGAKPSEALLTLTTCSEIFHTDNRSAVFGTLVDARHV, encoded by the coding sequence GTGACCCCCGACGTCGGCCCACCGCGCCGTGAGCGCCCCGAGCTGAAGCCGACCCCTCAACTGCGCCCGATGCGCCTGCTGGCGACTCTCGTGACCGTGGCGCTGCTGGTCGGCGCGGGGTGGGCCGGGTGGAAGTACGTCGGCACGAACGTCGTGGCCAAGCAGCGTCAGGGCGAGATGGCCGTGGCGCTCGCCGACGACTGGAAGGGCAACCGGGAGGGCGACGCCGCCACCGACAAGCTCCGGATCGGGCAGGTCTTCGCCGTGCTGCGGGTGCCCCGCTTCGGTGACGACTTCGAGGTGCCCGTCGTGGCCGGGGTCGACGACACGGCCCTGACCTCCGGTGTCGGCTGGTTCCCCGACACCCAGCGCCCGGGCCAGCTCGGCAACTTCGCGGTGGCCGGCCACCGCGTCACCAACGGCCAGCCGTTCAAGAACTTCCCCGACCTGCGCGCCGGCGACCGGGTCGAGGTCGAGACCCGCACCCACGTCTACACGTACGAGCTGCAGAACTCCGGCACGGACACCATCGTCGACTTCACCGACATCTGGGTCGTCCAACCCGTCCCCGAGAAGGCCAAGAAGGCGAAGGACCAGCGCTCCGGCGCCAAGCCCAGCGAGGCCCTCCTGACCCTGACGACGTGCTCGGAGATCTTCCACACCGACAACCGCTCGGCCGTCTTCGGCACGCTGGTCGACGCCAGACACGTCTGA